In one Conger conger chromosome 5, fConCon1.1, whole genome shotgun sequence genomic region, the following are encoded:
- the ndufa13 gene encoding NADH dehydrogenase [ubiquinone] 1 alpha subcomplex subunit 13: protein MATAKVKQDMPPPGGYGPIDYKRNLPKRGFSGYTMFGIGIGVMVLGYWRLFKWNRERRRLRIEELESRIALLPLLQAEKDRRTLRIMRENLEEEARIMKDVPDWKVGESVFNTDRWVPPINEELFSLRTDESLVHKRFGFHWAL from the exons ATGGCGACGGCCAAGGTGAAGCAGGACATGCCTCCTCCGGGAGGTTATGGACCCATCGATTACAAGAGAAATCTTCCGAAACGGGGATTCTCTG GGTACACAATGTTTGGAATCGGTATTGGCGTCATGGTTTTGGGATACTGGCGGTTGTTCAaatggaacagagagaggag GCGACTGCGGATCGAAGAGTTGGAGTCGCGGATAGCACTGCTACCACTGCTACAGGCAGAGAAGGACAggag GACGCTGAGAATTATGCGGGAGAATCTGGAAGAGGAGGCGAGGATAATGAAAGATGTTCCTGATTGGAAG gttgGAGAGAGCGTCTTCAACACTGACCGCTGGGTCCCTCCCATCAATGAGGAGCTGTTCAGCCTCCGGACGGATGAGAGCCTGGTGCACAAGCGCTTCGGGTTCCACTGGGCCCTGTGA
- the LOC133129616 gene encoding transcriptional repressor p66-alpha-like, giving the protein MNGLNHCPKEMDTERLLRSSPEERGRVIKQLREELRLEEARLVLLKKLRQSQVHKEPPAPKTTGSSSSAATPPPLVRGSIAANKGSLQVVSGRSLGGVIPPPLVRGGQQTSSKPGSHNSHTVMPPLVRGAQPVQVTPQQIHCMRQQPHQHSSSGPPPLLLAPRPAGPGVQVQGQRVIQPGLIRVANVGSTGLLVNISQASANSLKGSIVTSQSQLTGGSVSSVSASESPASRQAAAKLALRKQLEKTLLEIPPPKPPAPQFNFLPSAANNEFIYLVGLEEVVQNLLDTLAKGKPQAPGAPRAPYTCAQCETDFTARWRPERSGASVTCEQCTSSGHKRALKAEHTGRLKAAFVKALQQEQDMERLLLQASAPPSGSSGSSSVVVKTEHARSSPASLQAHGRATPAARHHHSAIKQSGAQFSRSIQPTVVRGVTHAFSQTPQLQSAVAAAALVTRPGVTMAYVNPSLSAHKSSSAVERQREYLLDMIPSRSISQAANAWK; this is encoded by the exons ATGAACGGGCTCAACCACTGTCCCAAGGAGATGGACACGGAGCGGCTACTG agGAGCAGTCCTGAGGAGAGGGGGCGTGTCATTAAGCAGCTGAGGGAGGAGCTGAGGCTGGAGGAGGCGCGGCTGGTTCTGCTGAAGAAGCTCCGTCAGAGCCAGGTGCACAAGGAGCCGCCGGCCCCAAAg aCCACTGGGTCATCCAGCTCTGCGGCCACACCGCCCCCTCTGGTCAGGGGAAGTATTGCAGCCAACAAGGGGTCACTGCAG GTGGTGTCGGGGCGGAGTTTGGGCGGGGTCATCCCCCCTCCTCTGGTGCGGGGAGGGCAGCAGACCTCCTCCAAACCCGGGTCCCACAACTCCCACACCGTCATGCCTCCCCTGGTCAGAGGCGCACAG CCGGTCCAGGTGACCCCCCAGCAGATCCACTGCATGAGACAGCAGCCCCATCAGCACTCCAGCTCGGGGCCGCCCCCCCTGCTGCTGGCCCCCCGCCCCGCGGGCCCCGGGGTGCAGGTCCAGGGCCAGCGGGTGATCCAGCCCGGCCTCATCCGCGTGGCCAACGTGGGCAGCACCGGCCTGCTGGTCAACATCTCCCAG GCTTCGGCAAACTCGCTGAAAGGctccattgtgacatcacagtcccAGCTGACGGGCGGCAGCGTGTCATCAGTGAGCGCCAGCGAGTCGCCGGCCAGTCGCCAGGCGGCCGCCAAGCTGGCCCTGCGCAAGCAGCTGGAGAAGACCCTGCTGGAGATCCCCCCGCCCAAGCCCCCCGCGCCCCAATTCAACTTCCTGCCCTCCGCCGCCAACAACGAGTTCATCTACCTGgtgggcctggaggaggtggTGCAGAACCTGCTGGACACGCTGGCTAAGG GTAAGCCCCAGGCCCCGGGCGCCCCGCGGGCCCCGTACACCTGTGCGCAGTGCGAGACGGACTTCACGGCGCGCTGGCGGCCGGAGCGGAGCGGGGCCTCGGTCACGTGCGAGCAGTGCACGTCCTCCGGCCACAAGAGGGCGCTGAAGGCGGAGCACACGGGCCGGCTGAAGGCCGCCTTCGTCAAGGcgctgcagcaggagcaggacaTGGAGCGCCTCCTGCTGCAGGCCTCGGCCCCGCCCTCCGGCTCCTCcggctcttcttctgtggtggtgAAGACGGAGCACGCCCGCTCCAGCCCCGCCTCCCTGCAGGCGCACGGCCGGGCCACGCCCGCCGCACGACATCACCACTCCGCCATCAAACAG agcggcgCTCAGTTCTCCAGAAGCATCCAGCCCACGGTGGTGCGGGGCGTGACCCACGCGTTCTCCCAGACTCCTCAGCTCCAAAGCGCCGTGGCGGCCGCGGCACTGGTGACCCGGCCTG gagtgACCATGGCGTACGTAAACCCCAGCCTCTCCGCACACAAGAGCTCATCGGCTGTGGAACGCCAGCGGGAATACCTGCTGGACATGATTCCCTCCCGCTCCATCTCCCAGGCTGCCAACGCATGGAAATAA